The DNA region CCGTCCATGTCGAAGAGGACCCCGGACGCCACGATGTCGATCACGCGCCCGACCCTAGCCGACGCGGCCGACCGGCACCGAGACTCGGGCGGGCGGCTCCGAGACTCGGGCGGTCGACCCCGAGTCTCGTCTCCGGCGACACTTCTCGGCCTCCGGAGCGCGAGGAGTGTCGCTCAGGCCGAGACTCGGGCGGGCGGCTCCGCCCGGACGTACCGGGTCAGCAGCACGTCACCCGCACCGCGGAGCACGTGCGCGGGGCGCATCCGCCGCAGCTCCGGGGAACCGCCGCGGGCGATCCGGGGCCCGGTGCCGCCCTCGAGCGACGGATCGATCGTCAGGGTCAGCTCGTCGACGGCGTCCGCGGCGATGAGCGACCCGAGGAACGACGGGCCGCCCTCGCAGTGGATCGTGCCGAGCCCCCGCGCCACCAGTGCGTCGCGGACGAGCGACACGTCGACCGACTCGGGATCGGCCGCGGAGCTGCACGGCACGACGTCGGCGACGGACGACAGCGCGACCCCGGCGTCCGACGCCGTCGCAGCCGCGGAGGTCAGGACGACGGGCCGGACCGGGGCCTCGGTGAACACCCGCGAAGCAGGATCGAGCGACAGCGACCTGGAGACGATCGCGAACACCGGGTGGTCGGGCATGCCGTGCGCCCGACGCCAGGCCACGTCGGCGTCGTGCAGGACCATCGGCCCGTAGCCCTCGTCGCGCACGGTGCCCGCGGCGACGAGCACCACGTCGGCCACCCGGCGGAGCAGGTCGAACACGCGCAGGTCGTCCGGGCCGCCGAGC from Curtobacterium sp. MCJR17_020 includes:
- a CDS encoding pyrimidine reductase family protein; translated protein: MNVLPPSIADLSDDDLVDLYTAGASAPWLRVNFVATLDGSASAAGVSGSLGGPDDLRVFDLLRRVADVVLVAAGTVRDEGYGPMVLHDADVAWRRAHGMPDHPVFAIVSRSLSLDPASRVFTEAPVRPVVLTSAAATASDAGVALSSVADVVPCSSAADPESVDVSLVRDALVARGLGTIHCEGGPSFLGSLIAADAVDELTLTIDPSLEGGTGPRIARGGSPELRRMRPAHVLRGAGDVLLTRYVRAEPPARVSA